The Raphanus sativus cultivar WK10039 chromosome 2, ASM80110v3, whole genome shotgun sequence DNA segment TGTGCCAACAACTGAATTTGGTGCAGTTGCAGTACCAACAGCTGGTGGAGGAGGGATGTATCCCTGCAAAAAGTAACATAAACATTTAAAGCTCAAGATCTTTTTCCAAGCAGAGAGTAAAGTTTTAACCACATCTAGACCTCATCCTTCTACTTATATGCTACAGTACTAGGCTTGCAAAGAGCGAAACTCACGAACCTGGTAAGCATCACCATAGTAACCAACTCCACTCTGAGAAGGGTCATTTTCAGCAGTGTTATAAGGGACACCTTCATTTGATTGACAAATACAAACtcttaaattactaaaaaaaaatatggaggAATGAAAGCTAATAATAGAACAATTTAATACCGGCGCTCCTGTCTGAATTTGCAGTGTTCATTAACTGAGCTTGAAGCTTTTGTACTTCCATAGCCATAGACATGTAGTTCTTCTCCATCGCCTGAAGCGACTCGATATGGTCGTTGTAAAACTTCTTCTCATAGTCATACGTTGCCCTACAGAATCAGATACCAAAAAAGTCAAAAACTtacataactaaaaaaaaagaaacttccCTACCTGCACTGTTGGTACTCCTGTCTTAAACCATCAAGCTCCGACATGAGCGCAGGTACTTGCTGCACATCGGAGCGAGACCTCTGGATCTCCTGAGTCAAATGATGAACTTTAGACATGAGCTCCTCCCTCGCCACGACCAGGCTCCGCGCCTCTCCGCGTGCCTCTTGCAGCTCCATCTTCAAAGCCTCGGACTTGCGAAGCTCCGACTCCATCTTCGCGACTCTGTCGGCGAGGCCGCTCATCCGCTGCTCACCGTCGGACTTCATGGACCCGATCTGAGAGTGCAGCATCTGCAGCTCGTGCTGCGAGGCTGCAAGCTCTTGTCTAAGGTTACCGTGCGTGGCGGCGAGCCTCTGGTTCTCTATGGCTAGCCTCTGCATTTCGCCGTGCTGGGACGCGAGTTTGTGCTCCATGAGTTGAGGTGGAGGAAGCGTGGGAAAGGTGCCGAAAGTATTCGGGTGGTGAGGGAGGGTAGGACGACGCGGTGGAGGAACTCTTCCGTTGCTTTCCATCAAAACTGAGAAAAACAATAGAGaaacaaataatgaaattaGGGCTAAAATCAAGAATTAGATTCCGACTAACTCCGATTGAATCATGAATAATCTAGGTTGGTTGGATCAGAAAAGAGATCGACGGACGGGTCGGGTCCCTTAGAAGCAGTTATGGTAAAAGAGGAGCTTACTGGATGATTTTGATCGACAGTATGAgcgagattgagagagagaggaagagtaGCAATCGGCGGCGGCGAAGAGTTTTTAAACCGACGTGCAGCTTTTTCAGGGGTGAACCGGAAAAAAATTGTGTTCTCGTAACGGTTTTTTGGGTATGGTTTTGTATTATCCAATCGGGCAACAGCCCCGGCCCGTATATGCTAGTGTTCACCCGTCTAGTATCGAGTGGGTCTTACCCGACCCGGGAACAAATCTAAAAGGTCTGGATTAATTAACGTTAGGGCTTATttccaaataaccaaaaaaagtGGTAATTAGATTTTAGTGAAAAGTTAGAGAGATAGAAAGAGAAAtaaggggagagagagagagagtgttttTGGTTAGATAATaggtttgagtttttttttttatggttatAGAGGCATATTTCCCTTAACGTTATACCCGATCCAGAAACAAATACCGAGTCTCTTTTCCGTTCTCTCAGACTCTGAtcgttttttcttcttcttcttccattggGATTGCTTGGTTCATTCTATGTTTCTACTGTCCTGATGGTGAAGACTAATGTGATTTTGTTTATCCaagattttttatattcttttttttctacgttttgtttatgatttggaAACTGCTcagtaaaaagaaaagttaagtCACATTAAAAGCATCTATAATGGTGGACTTGGGCCTCGATTGCTACAGCTGATGAAAAAGCAGTAGCAGTATGCCGTAGAAACAGTATGCTgcagaagctgtatgctcttattaaaacttttaataagatgatCAGTAAAGTAGTagcagtatacaattttaatttttataaaagttagtatataatatatttatttaaaaattatatatattaaattataatatatatatatatatatattaataacatatttgttattaaaaataatgaagctcaattaataacaaaaattaaaaaaaatgtgaaatattattattttttaaaaatatatatttttaaaaaatacaaatttatttttggatataaaataattttgaatattatttaacaaaatataaatttatttttggatataaataatttgaatattattaaacaaaataagtaaattatcattatatatatctttttattttatatattaatatataaaatagatataattaatttattttatttaataatttcaaaattatgtttatatcgaaaattttattttaaaaataaaaattacaattaaaatatctattttaaaaaaataatattttgcatttaaaatataatataatttatataattaaattcaattttaaatgtgaaatactatttaagaaaatatttatactgtaaatttattttataaatcaaaatttcattttctggatataaaaataattttattatattattaaataaaataaatgaactaattatatttatttattaaatttataaattgtaaatgcaaatgctcttccaaaaACTTCATATAAGAACATTTGCTAgagagcatttggagagcattagcatttagtaaatgcttttctaaatgtttttctaacaaatgttgattggataatgtggagcataatgctaatgctaatgtTCTACTAATCAAAGCCTTGGTTAGGGAAGTCCTTAAGattattaaagtttttttttttttgaatagttaaggacTCTAGTTAAAAAGTGTGTGCAATGGTGTTCTTGATTAGGGGAGTCCTTAGTATTATCAAAACAAAGAGTAGAAGTGCTATTTGTTTACTCTTGTAGTTTTGAAAAAAGGTTGAGACTTTCAATCGATTAAGCTAAAATCACTTTCAAAATCACTCACTCATAAACCAATGCATAAGATAAGATAAACACTCATATTTCTTAGGGGCCATAACAAAAATCACTTTCAATCGATTAAGCTACACAACACCAACTCACTAATCAGATAGCAATAGAGAAGGAGATGAATCTTATTCTTACAGTGCCCATAGTAATCTCGCTGATATTGAGCTCGGAATCCCCTAACTTCATGTACTCCATTGCTTTCTTCATCTGTCTTTTCAGTCTCCAAAACCCAAGTTCTGAATATTCTCCTCCGAGCATTCGGCGATGGAGCTATACAGAGGCATTACATAATTACCTAACTGGCCATTTTATCACACCAGAAACCACTTTTCTTCATTAAAGACACTTAACTAAATCATGAAAACTATACAATATTGTCACTAATGAAGAGGTAATATGAAAGATGCAAAAGTTACTCGTTCTGCTAAGCTATGACTATATGTTGCTTGACCACGTCGAGCTCTAACATGAACATACGGCAGCTTCTCGTCGAGCTTTTCACCTAAGACATGTTACGGACATGAATCAGTGTATGGAACATAATGCAAGCAAACTAACTttgtgtgtctctctctctctctcacggtCTCACCTTCTTGTCGAAATATTTCCTCTTGCCACATCTATTGTTCTGTTTCTCTCCTTGATAAGAAGTCTCTCTCTCAGCAGGCAATGTGTTCATTAATACCAAACAAAAATCACTTGAAATTCTTAAGAGTCAGAAGCTGAGTGATCTCCTTGTAAAGCTCCTCGTTAAACGTAGCAAAGACTTTCAAGTCTTTAGCTAATATCTCAACAGCTTTTGTTCTATCATTCCTGAAACAAACACAAAtgtaatcatcatcatcaatacAAAGAACCACACGAGCCTATTCACTTTCAAGCAagaactaataaaaaaaaatcattttaccGATCTAGAGCTTCGAGATACTTTTTATTCCTGATCTCAAAGAAAATCTTTATAGAGTAACGATTATCATCAACCTTAGTGAAACCTGAGAGATACTTCTTCACTTCGTCCCATTCACCAGCGAGAGCTTTCTCTTCAAAGTACTTTATGTTAAAGTAGAACCCAGATTCCTGCTCTAGCcttcacacacacacatcaaACCAAAAATTACAAAACCGTTCAGACAAATCTAGCCTCAGATTAAAGAACTTACTTGTGAACAGATTCTTTGAACTTCTCTTCATCTAAGAACTGAAGGATCAAGAACACTAAAGTGAATAGATTCTTTGAATAGAGATTAACCAACCAAAACTTTCagattctattaaaaaaattaaaggaaGATGATAGAGGAGCCATGGTGGGAGATGATggtgcgagagagagagagagagagacacgtGTATTAAGGATTGAGTCCTTAAAATCTTTCTCCAAAGATTGATCATTCATTAATTAagccaaaatattattattatattcattaATCATTCTAAGGATTTGGGAAGGATTCCCGTTGCAGATGGTCTAATGTGAGCGACGACTTTCCAGCATCTGTGGTGGTTGCCACAACAAAGAAAGTGTCCTCTTTTACCGATATAGTTAAAGAAATTGATGAGCAAGAATGACAAAATCTCATCTGATGATCATCATCTTGTTGAAATGAGTGAAGAATCAGTTGAGATTCGTAAGCGTTCTGAACCTGAATATTGTTGTCAAAAATCAATCTTCCTTCAGCTGAAGCAGATTCGCCCGCTATAAATGATACAACAGATGATCTCCAACTGCAACAGtttaaattgtatatatatatatatatatatcttatatatatatatatattatgtatatatatcttatgAGAATGTAACGTAGGCGAAAACTTATTTCTTGTTCGTATTAATAATTACGTTGATTTATTGgggtttctattttatttattcgaACAAGGTTAACatccaaaaaattaaataaatatgtaggctaataaacatattttaaaaatgaattggAAACAAAATACATCAAATTTTTGACGACAACAACAATATCGATCCCGGAACACAATTTCATAATCCGAaggataaaaaaattacatcaaaGTTTTAACTGTCAAATCATACCAAGTTCTTACATGGATATAAAACAATCAGATAAAAGATTCATTATCAATAAAACATCAAAGAGATCGTCATTAAGGCGATCCCGACCAATCCAGTTCCCGCGAGATTGGTTGCAGCATTCTTAGGCGGTCCTACAAAATTAAATCTCATTTTACTAACAATAAAATGATAAAGAAAAGCTTCGATCTAATCCAATTTTATTTGAGCAAAACTTTGGCTAACGTTCCCCTAAAGTGCTCTACATTATTTCTCATTAACGAATTTGTTGTAGTCCAAGAGGAAAAAGCAATTGTTTTCACCTGACACCGGTGGAACCCCATTCGGCAACGGAGCTTTAGCGGCTATAAGAAAAAAGAggataaatatcaaatattccATATAACATACTTGTAATTAATGtttctaaaatttcaaaagtatataaaataactttgtTAATATAAAAGTTACCAGAACACATAGAAGGTCCAGCATCGATGCCACAACTCTGAGGAATGTGAAAAGCATTTTCCACGGTGAGATTGAAGCCGGCCAATACCTGCGGGTTTGTGAGGATAGCGCAGAGGCACTTCAACTGCGTCTTCACTGCTTTGTTTAGGCTTGTGCAGCATTCATCTGATGGTTTTGCTCCTATTTTAAGTGCCGCTGCACATAAACCTAAGTTAGCCTCACAAAACATACCAGCGTTTGGAGGAGGGGCCATCGCTTCTTGCCCATTTACTACTGTCGCTGCAATTAGCAATACAGATAGGAGGACAAGAGTCGTGGTCGTTGTTGTTTGGGACATTATTAATGCCAGGGGATATAATGTGATAATGGTTTGGATAgttttttgtttcacaaaaaaagGGATTTTGACAGTATAGGATGTTTTCAATCACTTTTGGCCTATCCTTCGGTGTCCCCTtcgtatttatagaaaattaatagaactttgtagaatatgaatatatatatatatatatatatatgtgtgtgtttattttttttttaacaactatgTGGTGTTGGTGTATGTGATTTTCTACAgcttttatttaatcttttcacaatcagtttataaatgttGACAAACACAAATGTAAATACTTAAATGcatttctcacaaaaataaaaaaaaatgtccaGCAAGAATCACGTTGGCATCAGAAGTAGTCACTAGTCTCATTAATCAACTATTTTCCCTCTGAACCATGAGAGATATAGAGAGCCAAGAAAATAAATCAGTTGCCGTGTTTTGGTTTAGGACTGTAAATGCTATTATTATCTACAATTTTCTCCCAAAAAATACTCGTTCCATTTCCAAAAGTAAGTttttctagagttttcataTTTACTAAGAATCTAACAAATATTTACATCttagtttactatttatttatctatacaCTTTCCAATAATTATCTACCAatcaaatttaatcaattcaaatattcacaattaatgtttcataaaaatatacaaaaatactttaaaaatataaaaaattctatttttgtagaacataaataaaatttagaaaatcttactttTGGGAACGGAAAGAGTAATTGTTTTAGCAACTTTAATTAGACCAAAACATATTTAATCTAAAACTTAAATATACTTATTACTGGCTACAACTGTAACAACTCTAATTCCAAGGAATGGTCATAGGTAGACAATACTTCGAAGTTCGAATAATATTCCTCCTGTTAATTAGTATATcacatttaaatgaaaattcaGGTCAACAGTTGTGGAACGCACGATtacagttttaaattttaaactaagtgTTGTCCtaaaatctttttattataaaacagatatcagtttgtgattttaaagttatttttctactgatttattttttactagtcaattttaaaatcatatatgcTACTAAATTTTGACGTATGTTTTTTCTCGCAACAAACTACTATTCTATTATTCAAATTTGAGGATAAGAAAACGGAATAAAACAACTAACgaaaaaattggaaaaatatcaaaagaaaacaaaaaaattagattgttgtccctttggtataaaaccatttttgtccattttttttatttttaccatttgaatttctgaaaaataataaaataaataattttgtgaataaaaataattattaaaaatataaaaaattaataaaacaccaatATATACAAGcttgtaattttgttttgttcaaaaatttttgataaataaaaattttaaaatacgttctactaaaacTAGAATGCGTCTTCTAAGAAAAATTgtatagtagaaaacgatttataaaataaacacgttcatctacttcttttagaacgtcaattctactatttactaaatttctaaataaaaaaaatgtgcATTCTACTAATTGTAAATGTATCCACTTTTCTTCCGAATGCatcttatgtttttataaaatattctaaatttcggaGAATATGTTTTCTACAATGTACTCTTACGTCTATTCAAAATAGAAAGTGTATTCAGGATTTTTATCattcttctaaacttttagaagacgCCTTATACAGATAAGAATATCTGATTTTtagcgaaaattaatgaaatttcagttaagaaaatattctaaaaatctcctaaaaaattctaagttcctaaaacgtgttatggtcgattttacttgttaaaaatgattttgcatttttttcttcatcaatcTATGATATCTCCATAGTTTGTCTTGTGATTTTCACAAacttttgttctattttttataaagtttaataaaactaaaaatttacaaacgttttaagttttttttttataaaaaagactttgtaaatgtttttataaagtttatttaaagttttttaccaaaaactttttgtaaagttttatttttattttataaagtttacaaagtttacctttattaaacttttattaaaaaaaaattaattttttttattttgttaaaaagtttgatgaaattaaaaagtttacaagtgttttaaactttttataaaaataaaactttgtaaatattttgtataattttttaaaagtttttattaaaactttttgtaaagttttatttttatttttataaattttaaaaattttattttatttaagttttatcaaaaatgttttaaactttttataaaaaaaaattgtaaaatgtattttataaattttatttaacgtttttttaaaaaaaattgtgaattatttttattttataaagtttaagaattttatttttattaaaaacttttttaaaagttttattttcattttccctttttaaaacgttttagttaatttaaaaaaaaaaactattaatttaatgtgtttaattagattaatcaaggattatttttgggattatgaaaaaaattatattaaaaggacagctaaattatggttttatactatagggacaaccatactgaattttttttctgttttgacaATTTTTCCAAAACAATTCTCTATGAAAAGACCGAGTAGACCTACCTAAAGAATCAGCAAATCCATTTGCATCAAACCATGTCTGACATTCGCTTTCAGCATATCTAACAAGTTTCAAAGGATCCTTGTTATTCCCATAAATAGTTCATCGTTTTGAATCTTACAACTATATCATATTATCCAGGGATAAAAATCTCTATCCAAACTAGATCTTCGATGTTGCTCTTCCTCCACAATAATTAATTCATATTGGCATAAATGCTCGATAGTGAAAAGGTGTTAAAACTATACGAAGTTGCTGATAAATAACATGTCTACAAAGATGGTGGACATTCAAAAATAGCATGTGTAACAATTTCTTCTCGTTATCCACATCTTGGACAATAATTCTTGCATCACATATTGTGACATATCAAGTTCCTTCTAACTTCCATATGTCTTGTTATCAGTTTATCAAATAAGATGACATAACTTCTAAGGTGCAttttccaagcaaaggcttggaaTACTAGATGCCAGAATCTCATTATCTTCATAATTTTCCAAAAGATTGCGTGCAACCCAATATccatatttaattttgtatattccatttttttttgtaaaattctAGCAAAATGAATCATGACGATTAGTTGGGCTTATGACCAAACTTCTGATTAGAGGTATATCTTCGTGGACAACATAATTTTTCAGTTGCCTAACATCCCACTCCTTTAATTCTCTGTCAATAAGGTCACTGATTTCCGGGCAAACTTGTGCAATTGGCTGAGTCGGTCTAGTAGGTGTCGTAGGGATCAAGGGTCGTCCCAAACATTGACTCCATATCCGGAATGGACTTTATGTCTAATTCCCAATAGAAATAACTTTCTCGAAGTCGAAATACTAGTCCGCACATATGATGGATAATTCACTCAGTATATTTGCAAACGTGAACTCATTCAATAGTATTTACCCTGCAAGCCTCGAGCCACTAACGAGTCTGGATATTGAACCAGTCTCCATAGTTATTTTGCCAATAATGCCATGTTTAACTCATGAATCATACTAAATCTGATCCCCCTCCTCCTCTCTCGGTAAGCAAAGTTTTCCCATTTTGCCCAGTGAATTTCTCTCTTTGGCGGATTTGAGCTCCATTAGAATTGTGCAATCGCACTTTCGAGATTTTCACATGTTTCCAACAGGAGCAGGAAGCTGGACATGACATATGTCGGAAGAGGTAGCAAGATAGATTTGATTATGACTTATTTCCTCCTTTTGATAGCCATCTACATGTCCATCCATTCACTCTGTTCAGTAATCTTTCCTTGAGAAAGGTAAAGAGTTTTCATTTAGACCCGCTAATATTTTCTAGAATTCCTAAGTAGAAATCCATTCCTCCTCCATTCTGGATACACGCGTATCTTTGATATGTTGTCTTTCATTACTGATCACTCTCTTACCAAAGAGGAAAGATGATTTATCAAAGCTAATACATTGTCCTGATGCATGTCCATAACTCCTAACTACTTTTATAACTTCTCCGCATTCACGGGGCTCTGCCTGATAAAAGAAAATGTTATCATCAGCAAAGAGAAAGTAGGATATCGAGGGGCTAGCGCGTGTAACACCCATCCCTGCTATCTTCCCGTGGTTCTCTGCATGATTAAGAAGACTAATGAGTGATTCTAtgcatataataaatataaaaggaGACAAATGATCTTCTTGACTTAGACCTACTTTTGGGACAATATTTCCATGTGTTTGGCCTTTCATAAGTACTTTGTACTTAACCGAAGAAATGCAGCGCCTAATTCAGTCAATGCAGAAATCTGCGAACCTCATTTTCCGCATAACTGTTTAAATGAAGGACCATTCCATCATGTCGTACACTTTACTCATATCCATTTTTATGGCAATCCTTTTGCATCTTCCACTTGGTTTTGTTCGTAACACATGAAACATTTCTTTTGCAATCATGATGGTGTCAGTAATCTGTCTTTCAACTACAAAGGCTGACTGAGTCTCTGGTATATGATCTTGTAGGACTTTCTTCAATCTCCGACGTATGATCTTTAGGATTATTTTGTAGCTGACATTGCATAAGATGATCGGTAGGAATTTAGACATTTTTGCTAGTTCAGTCGTCTTGGGAATTAGACAAATATTGGTATCATTCAAGCCATGTGCCATTTTTCATAAAAccatttttcataaaaaaaggAATTGATTCACCATACAGGTTAAATCTTTCTTACTATGTCACGAAAGATTCATCAAAAGACAAATATATCGCATAAACAACATAGatctaaaaactcaaaaatctgAGACATATCTAATGCAGTGGTTGTCGTCTTTGATCATGGTCGGTTAGAGAAGATGATTTCTCTCCTCTAGTGTCATGTATGGTGATCCGACATCTTGCTGCTCCCTCTTTCATCGGATTTGTCGTTTtgcagaggaagagagagagagagagagagagagagagagagagagagagagagagagagagagagagagagagagagagagagagagagagagagagagagagagagagagagagagagagagagagagagagagagagagagagagagagagagagagagagagagagaggtgttAAGTCCCATCAATTataagaaaatgagaaaatatttttggcttttagattttatttaattaatgacCATAAATTGTGAttctttagattttatttaattaatgacCATAAATTGTGAtccctgaaaaaaaaagattaaccAATGAAAAAAATAGTGAGGATAAACAAAAAGATAGTTTTGAACCCTTACATTAAAATCAATAAATGGTCatgaaaaaacaatataaattgtaattttagttcttttaaatttgttttaaaaattcctTAAATTTAAAGCATGTAGTTCCGggtttaaatcaaaatttaaaatggaatttagaaattaaaaataaatttttgaaaaatgattaaaatttgagtttaacTCTAAACTTTAAGCCTCAAcctttaaactttaaataataaaaaaatatcagatttaattttcaaagataaattttataattttataactttataattcTATAGTTTATGATTTGAGGTTtagaattaagaaaaaataaagttagaGTCTTGTAAGTAAGAATTGTATAAGTGATTGTAAGAGAATATATATCTCAATATCAAGTTAGAGTTTCAACTTGAAAATTCAAGAAACTATACACATTCAGttaatttatattcatttgATATTGATAAgataattttcaatataaattttttaagtaCTTGAATacaattttttgattttagagtatGTTTGAGGTATTGGTGAGATAAACTATACGACTGAGTTATCTAAACGACACgactaaattatataaacattttctgattttagagTATGTTTGAGGTATGATTGAGTTATATAAACGATACAGCtgagttatataaacattttctgATTTTAAGGTATGACTGAGTTCTATAAACGACACGGCTGAGATATATAAACGATACATCTGAGTTGTATAAACATAGCATAAGGCAATTGTTCATGATAGCAAACATCGCCATGGAACTAAGACGGGCAGAGGCAGCTCAAAAAACAATGATGGTTTGGTGGGTTCCAAAACCTCACCAAAACATTATCAATGAGGACAATCAGTTGGAACTGTCGGAGGATAGAGAACGACCTCACAGTTCGACGCCTTACAGAGATGTGTCAGAAGCATCGCCCAGGACTATTGTTCCTTTCTGAAACGAAGAATAAGAGGCGGATGTTGCAAAACATTCAGGCTGATTTAAGATTTGATTGTTTGTTTACCGTTGAGCCACTTGGTCTCAGCGGTGGTTTAGCTCTTCTTTTTATGGATGAATTtcaagttaatgttttattttcaaataacagaATGATTGACATTGAGGCAGTCATTGATGGAATAAAAGTATTTATGACGTTTGTTTATGGGGATCCTGTCttagaaagaagagatctaGTTTGGGAACGTCTTACGCGTTTCTCAACAACAAGAAACAGACCTTGGTTTATGATAggatattttaatgaaatcacTGGTCACAATGAAAAGGAATGAGGGCGCCAACGCTCGGATAGttcttttttaccttttaatcaGATGTTAAGTGACTGTGGAATGCTAGAGTTTCCATACACTGGAGACATGCTATCATGGGTTGGGAAGAGAGCAGGAAGAGTAACTGTTCGATGTCGTCTCTACAGAGCAGTGGGAAATGCGGACTGGCATGATAAGTTCCCTCACTCTAAAGTGAAGTACATGAGATTATGGGGTTCGGACCATCGTCCGATTCTTGCCGATATTCTCAAAAAACCAACAAGGAGATCAAGGAAATTCAAATTTGATAAGAGATGGT contains these protein-coding regions:
- the LOC108843506 gene encoding protein FLX-like 2 is translated as MESNGRVPPPRRPTLPHHPNTFGTFPTLPPPQLMEHKLASQHGEMQRLAIENQRLAATHGNLRQELAASQHELQMLHSQIGSMKSDGEQRMSGLADRVAKMESELRKSEALKMELQEARGEARSLVVAREELMSKVHHLTQEIQRSRSDVQQVPALMSELDGLRQEYQQCRATYDYEKKFYNDHIESLQAMEKNYMSMAMEVQKLQAQLMNTANSDRSAGVPYNTAENDPSQSGVGYYGDAYQGYIPPPPAVGTATAPNSVVGTAQYPYQGGYFPSGPGYYFPRGPPPPPGSYNPPHGSSNNTPYGAAATTGPR
- the LOC130499157 gene encoding non-specific lipid transfer protein GPI-anchored 24-like; this translates as MSQTTTTTTLVLLSVLLIAATVVNGQEAMAPPPNAGMFCEANLGLCAAALKIGAKPSDECCTSLNKAVKTQLKCLCAILTNPQVLAGFNLTVENAFHIPQSCGIDAGPSMCSAAKAPLPNGVPPVSGPPKNAATNLAGTGLVGIALMTISLMFY